A section of the Echeneis naucrates chromosome 12, fEcheNa1.1, whole genome shotgun sequence genome encodes:
- the LOC115052255 gene encoding UNC119-binding protein C5orf30 homolog, translating to MSVRMEMDISGVSRAHVSILPAAEIKSTLKSETDRPRCASTPCSPIRGTVAGYQILHMDSNYLVGFTTGEELLKLAHKWSEGSPEKGSISEAVSTSIQSPVPKSVDLGIHRSSRVFKGKSRQYQPYDIPAANGRRRRRMPSSSDTFLRSLAHGEAGRGLHAPIPLCLLKGKAAQSKSLDYLNLDRISIKESSDTEVLQYQLQHLNLRGDRVFTRNKT from the coding sequence ATGTCTGTAAGGATGGAAATGGATATCAGTGGTGTATCCCGTGCACATGTCTCCATTCTCCCTGCTGCTGAGATCAAGTCCACATTGaaatcagaaacagacagacctCGTTGTGCCAGCACACCATGTTCTCCCATCAGAGGAACTGTTGCAGGATACCAGATCTTGCACATGGACTCAAACTATCTGGTGGGCTTTACCACTGGTGAGGAGCTACTCAAACTGGCCCACAAGTGGTCAGAGGGCAGCCCAGAGAAGGGCTCTATATCAGAGGCTGTGTCCACCTCCATCCAAAGTCCTGTCCCTAAGTCTGTGGACCTGGGCATCCACCGGTCTTCACGAGTCTTCAAAGGCAAAAGTCGTCAGTATCAACCCTATGACATCCCTGCTGCCAATGGGCGGAGGCGGCGGCGAATGCCCAGCTCCAGTGACACCTTCCTAAGGTCTCTGGCACACGGGGAGGCTGGGAGGGGTCTGCATGCTCCAATACCCCTATGTCTACTGAAAGGAAAGGCGGCCCAGTCCAAATCTCTGGACTACCTTAATCTAGACAGAATAAGCATCAAAGAGTCATCAGACACTGAGGTGTTACAGTACCAGCTGCAGCATCTCAACCTTCGAGGAGATCGTGTCTTCACCAGGAACAAGACATGA